GAATAGTATTAACCAAGGAGACAACACAGTATACGATTAgattcggttcggttttttggtaatccGATCATCCCGTCGAAAACACACGACCCCTAGAACAGCTTCATAAAAAGCAGTCGTCTTGTTCTACCTGGATAGTGGCCACCGCCGCCACCGATCGGATGCGTCGGCAATGGTGtgtacggtggtggtggcggtaaGCTCGACGGTGGAGCATTCGGCACAAAGCCAATCGGTGGTGCGTACGGTGTTGGATGTTGCACTggggaagaaaacgaaacatcgATAGTCCGATCGCGAGATAAGATAGTGAACGTTTTTTAGTCATCGGTCACACTGTAAAGTGTTGAACATTTGCGACACTTACCAATCGGTGGTTGTGGATACGGATGCACCGGTACGGAGCCCGGTACGTCCGATTCGGAAACGATCGAATAAATAACACCACCGCCACTGATCGAAATGTAACGCGCGTTATGCACCGGCAATCGATGGGCAAACGTGCAGAAATGGACTCCATTGATGGCAAGTTTGTACAGCGACGATTCGGCCAATATTAACAGATCGAAACTTTCCCCGTACCGGATGGGACAACCACCATACCGTTCCTCAGGGCCAACCACCTTGTTCTGGATGGAATTGCGTACGATCGCATGCTCATTCGGTCGGATGCTAATGTGCAGCGGTACATCGTCTCGCGGGTTTACGGCAGCGCCCGCTTGAATGTGGATCTGGCAACTACGATTAGAAGGAACGATGAATGATTCATTGCTGTCATTGTGCAAaaagtgtgtgatttttttttttcgcttcaacCCTACCGTTCTCCATGGCTGTTAATGATGCCCTTGATGCGTAGCATACGGCCCGGACTTAAACCACCCGGTATTAGCCCTAGAAAGGGAAGGGTCTAgaaaggggtggaaaaaaaactgactcATCACTGCTGTGGCcctttgcgtgtgtgtgcgtgtgtgtgtatatccACTGATACGTACGGGTGAAAAAATGGGAATTGTAGCCATCGGAACGCCTCTGGTACACAAATTCCTATCACAattgtattgattttattcactTCTTTAAAAAACCACAATTAACAACACAATTTGCCACAAAACTGAAGCGAAAATGTACGCGATTCCGTTCGCGAAAACCGTCAACCAGCGAATGGTGAAGTGTTGGAGTATGCTATTTTCCTTGTTTACTTTATAGCTTTGGCGCTTATCGGTTCGCAATCGACGTGTTTTCGATAAGTGAAGTCAAGTGCGATAGAGAGAAATCACCTTTCCACCATGCTACCATGCGGGTGAGTCAATA
The DNA window shown above is from Anopheles funestus chromosome 3RL, idAnoFuneDA-416_04, whole genome shotgun sequence and carries:
- the LOC125767062 gene encoding galectin-9-like isoform X2, which gives rise to MATIPIFSPTLPFLGLIPGGLSPGRMLRIKGIINSHGERCQIHIQAGAAVNPRDDVPLHISIRPNEHAIVRNSIQNKVVGPEERYGGCPIRYGESFDLLILAESSLYKLAINGVHFCTFAHRLPVHNARYISISGGGVIYSIVSESDVPGSVPVHPYPQPPIVQHPTPYAPPIGFVPNAPPSSLPPPPPYTPLPTHPIGGGGGHYPGVGMYPPPPPPPQPGYPHHPPPGAHPPAVPFSKGKTKKLLKYGAAAGAVGLGGYALSKAFHRKSSSSSSSSDSD
- the LOC125767062 gene encoding galectin-9-like isoform X1, yielding MATIPIFSPTLPFLGLIPGGLSPGRMLRIKGIINSHGERCQIHIQAGAAVNPRDDVPLHISIRPNEHAIVRNSIQNKVVGPEERYGGCPIRYGESFDLLILAESSLYKLAINGVHFCTFAHRLPVHNARYISISGGGVIYSIVSESDVPGSVPVHPYPQPPIVQHPTPYAPPIGFVPNAPPSSLPPPPPYTPLPTHPIGGGGGHYPGVGMYPPPPPPPQPGYPHHPPPGAHPPAVPFSLGFVTMPTPQPPMNPGYGAPGYPTAPPPSFNMAGGNSGGRHQPGGFKTPAGLAATTALAAGTTAAVASKVLPKGKTKKLLKYGAAAGAVGLGGYALSKAFHRKSSSSSSSSDSD